A genomic window from Daphnia carinata strain CSIRO-1 chromosome 9, CSIRO_AGI_Dcar_HiC_V3, whole genome shotgun sequence includes:
- the LOC130688370 gene encoding carbonic anhydrase-like, which yields MDMRVLISLLQIILVVSFELVNGAVIDRNRADLRSEWNYDDPSLWPVNFPMCGGEQQSPVNLDRLIGIEATYPKLMLANYDKVFVEALSNNGHTVVLTLPEILSSQEVPHLSGGGLTGIYNFDHLHFHWGSDFTRGSEHRISNQAFPAELHIVHYNQRYADFATASAFPDGIAVLAILIEISARDNIAFRHIQHFENVIHPGGTPTSNVPIPIPLEDLIPDDPDAFFRYDGSLTTPECNESVTWTVFETPIAISARQLNKFRELFTSGNVPMVDNYRPLQALNNRVITYRSSGFN from the exons atggacATGCGAGTGCTAATATCCCTCCTGCAG ATTATCCTAGTGGTCTCGTTTGAACTAGTAAATGGTGCTGTAATCGACAGAAACCGTGCAG ACTTGAGAAGCGAGTGGAATTATGACG ATCCCAGTCTATGGCCTGTTAACTTCCCAATGTGTGGAGGTGAGCAACAGTCCCCAGTTAATCTTGATCGACTGATTGGTATTGAGGCTACCTATCCAAAGCTAATGCTCGCTAATTACGATAAAGTTTTCGTAGAGGCTCTTAGTAACAATGGACACACAG ttGTACTCACCTTACCTGAAATTCTGTCGAGCCAAGAAGTACCACACCTGAGTGGTGGTGGATTAACGGGCATTTACAATTTTGATCATCTTCACTTCCATTGGGGCAGTGACTTCACGCGAGGCAGCGAACACAGAATCTCTAATCAAGC GTTCCCGGCAGAACTTCATATCGTTCACTACAATCAAAGGTATGCGGATTTTGCAACAGCGTCTGCATTTCCCGATGGTATAGCAGTATTAGCTATCTTGATTGAG ATATCAGCCAGGGATAATATCGCTTTCCGTCACATTCAACACTTTGAGAATGTAATCCATCCAGGAGGTACTCCCACTTCTAACGTGCCAATTCCAATTCCACTTGAAGACCTGATTCCTGATGATCCTGATGCGTTTTTCCGATATGATGGTTCGCTCACAACTCCTGAATGCAACGAATCAGTTACTTGGACTGTGTTTGAAACTCCCATTGCGATTTCAGCGCGTCAG TTGAACAAGTTCAGGGAGCTATTCACCTCCGGGAATGTTCCTATGGTGGACAACTATCGCCCGCTTCAAGCACTAAACAACCGTGTCATAACTTACCGTTCATCAGGTTTTAACTAA
- the LOC130688375 gene encoding putative methyltransferase DDB_G0268948: protein MSQRFFEQVQHAALYAKARPNAPPQLAERIVDFLREKFEGELELCLDVGCGNGQCSGLFASSFRKVLATDISPAQIEVAKTLEYPHNIEFQVSPAENSPAENGSAQLVVACVAAHWFDLPAFLKDADRVLCKNGVVALASYFLPTAVHATKSDELNAEIKRFYFESLGPYWGGGVRHLENEYADFSIPYAETVRDEVWSDEEPYTLARLAFDLESWSGYQNMCRDKGESAGREVLQEFISRCLACLGTTDDPANVELKLQRKYFLLMGRKV, encoded by the exons ATGTCGCAGCGGTTCTTTGAACAAGTTCAGCACGCAGCACTATACGCTAAAGCCAGACCAAATGCACCGCCTCAACTCGCTGAAAGGATTGTCGATTTCCTGAGAGAAAAG TTTGAAGGTGAGCTGGAACTTTGTTTGGACGTTGGATGCGGAAATGGCCAATGCAGTGGACTTTTTGCGAGTTCATTCCGTAAAGTCTTAGCCACGGACATAAGCCCTGCGCAAATAGAAGTGGCCAAGACGCTGGAATACCCACATAACATAGAATTTCA GGTTAGTCCAGCGGAGAATAGTCCAGCTGAAAATGGATCAGCTCAACTTGTGGTGGCTTGCGTGGCTGCACATTGGTTTGATTTGCCAGCCTTCCTGAAGGATGCTGATAGAGTTCTGTGCAAAAATGGGGTAGTCGCTTTGGCCAGCTATTTCTTGCCAACGGCAGTTCACGCCACAAAGTCTGACGAACTGAATGCTGAAATAAAACGT TTTTACTTTGAAAGTCTTGGTCCTTATTGGGGCGGTGGCGTTCGTCATTTAGAAAATGAATACGCCGATTTTTCAATTCCTTACGCGGAAACGGTGCG TGATGAGGTGTGGTCTGATGAAGAGCCTTACACTTTGGCCAGATTGGCATTTGATTTGGAATCATGGTCCGGCTATCAAAATATGTGTCGGGATAAAGGTGAATCTGCCGGAAGAGAAGTACTTCAAGAATTCATATCAAG GTGCCTCGCATGTTTGGGAACTACGGACGATCCGGCCAACGTGGAGCTCAAGTTGCAACGAAAGTACTTTCTTTTGATGGGACGGAAGGTGTAA
- the LOC132088272 gene encoding uncharacterized protein LOC132088272 isoform X1, which produces MMKNPIAFCVFTLALVHFSYGKVAAFPPNPSSFCGKQMFIDDALIIDGPFQEGCVLEFQTQDDRILAFSVLREVMEVFGDEMDNDSPILQLEHQETHELSGKDELPVTLYTKNSKASVRFLKAATHLQLKIQKAVACGFNVGVDTSCGRIVDEVSCYCQISRLLSQADHAMFCLDVDMKLVSFETQLEEQKVRGAWIPDQQHWTSLTDYRRDNSWVWESTMSLLTDQTYTAWFPGRPNMQVDNTDDCMVYGGDFLTYWGDVNCGETARAVCEAQP; this is translated from the exons ATGATGAAAAATCCGATAGCTTTTTGCGTCTTTACGCTGGCTTTGGTTCACTTCAGTTACGGAAAAGTGGCTGCCTTTCCAC CGAATCCTTCTTCCTTTTGCGGGAAGCAGATGTTTATTGACGATGCCCTTATTATCGACGGTCCTTTTCAAGAAGGTTGTGTTTTAGAGTTTCAAACACAAGACGACCGTATTCTGGCGTTCAGCGTCCTTCGTGAAGTCATGGAGGTA TTTGGGGACGAAATGGACAACGATTCTCCAATCCTTCAACTTGAACACCAGGAAACCCACGAACTTTCAGGAAAAGACGAATTGCCTGTGACTCTCTACACTAAAAATTCGAAAGCGTCCGTTCGATTTTTGAAAGCGGCAACCCATTTGCAGCTCAAGATTCAAAAG gCCGTTGCTTGTGGATTCAACGTGGGAGTAGACACTAGCTGTGGACGAATAGTGGACGAGGTTTCCTGCTATTGTCAAATCTCGAGGCTT CTGAGCCAGGCTGATCACGCGATGTTCTGCCTTGACGTCGACATGAAATTGGTGTCTTTCGAAACGCAACTAGAAGAACAGAAGGTTCGCGGAGCTTGGATTCCCG ATCAACAACACTGGACCTCACTGACCGATTACCGTCGTGACAACTCATGGGTTTGGGAAAGCACGATGTCGCTGTTGACCGACCAGACTTACACTGCTTGGTTCCCAGGGAGACCCAATATGCAAGTTGACAATACTGACGATTGCATGGTCTACGGCGGTGATTTCCTGACGTATTGGGGAGACGTTAACTGCGGCGAAACGGCTCGTGCTGTTTGTGAAGCTCAGCCTTAA
- the LOC130688374 gene encoding CD209 antigen-like protein D: MAKAFALFIFVVATLVNQNSANGVKIQGCGGRVFVDEAVVIDAPLRADCVWEFETQEDRILVVTAVNGNLNEVEEYFSIHDGIDSASPILLVQNQKIHEVSRKDLPQSVYTTVPEASIRFKKTPTSNLELKIQKAVSCPFNLGLDSQCGRIVDASSCYCATFTNRVQADQTMYCVDNNMKLISFENATEEQIVQSTWGTQVEYWTSLTDTRRDGAWIWESTMTFAVYTNWYPGKPSTAAGNNDDCMVYGGTRFLTFWGDTTCGTMAHAICEAQP; the protein is encoded by the exons ATGGCAAAAGCTTTTGCTCTTTTTATCTTTGTAGTAGCGACTCTCGTCAATCAGAACTCTGCAAATGGTGTAAAGATTCAAG GTTGTGGTGGACGGGTTTTCGTTGATGAAGCAGTCGTGATTGATGCTCCATTGCGTGCAGATTGCGTATGGGAGTTTGAAACGCAAGAAGATCGCATCCTAGTTGTTACTGCCGTCAACGGAAACTTAAACGAAGTCGAAGAGTATTTCAGC ATTCATGATGGAATCGATAGCGCTTCTCCTATTCTCCTCGTGCAAAATCAGAAGATTCACGAAGTTTCACGAAAAGATTTGCCTCAGTCCGTGTACACGACTGTACCCGAAGCTAGCATCCGATTTAAAAAGACACCTACTTCAAATTTGGAACTCAAAATACAGAAG GCTGTTTCCTGCCCGTTCAATCTGGGGCTAGATAGTCAATGTGGTCGGATCGTTGACGCGTCTTCGTGTTATTGTGCTACGTTCACCAAC AGAGTGCAAGCAGATCAAACAATGTATTGTGTTGACAACAATATGAAACTGATATCTTTCGAAAATGCAACAGAAGAGCAAATAGTTCAATCAACCTGGGGAACTC AGGTGGAATATTGGACTTCCTTGACCGATACCCGGCGTGATGGTGCTTGGATCTGGGAGAGCACGATGACCTTTGCTGTTTATACGAATTGGTATCCTGGAAAACCAAGCACTGCGGCTGGTAACAACGATGATTGTATGGTCTACGGTGGTACTAGATTCTTGACATTTTGGGGTGATACCACTTGTGGAACCATGGCTCATGCTATCTGCGAAGCGCAACCATAA
- the LOC130688381 gene encoding protein TAPT1 homolog has translation MPSFYSFIRAELYRGYQLEHDEERYVARREKVYLFMKIPREVEKFMSYGFFQCTDAFLFLFTFLPLRFVLALWGMTTRPLLHFFCFNRVNYKRILQPSEIVDILKGTIIIICCVILSHVDMAMMYHLIKSQSVIKLYIFYNMLETGDRLFSVFGQDIVDALFWTATESKGRKREHLGVIPHFMMAVIYVLLHTVLVLLQATTLNVAINSSNKALLTIMMSNNFVELKSSVFKKFDKNNLFQLSCSDVRERFHLSILLLVVVIQTMREYMWKEERFWVLIPDCLMVILAEVIVDWVKHAFITRFNDIPSHIYQEFTLSLAYDLAATKQKHAFTDHSDLVARRMGFIPLPLGVLAIRIVSQAVQITDCGDAFILFLAFLCLGSFRILSNIITLGKACDLIDSHQKQRASAAAATGLGSIVAASTSGSASPRASRPEKRSNATEDRDIVPKNESFPEPVGLFTRSMSIDESQLTQLNSAPNPADADILAFPVKFRSASHSPPRRSVIQRRGSRRMRMGTPPQIPPLIPELGQPIFSNSTVSLTSICLNEEIFDEDEQTLTESNTK, from the exons ATGCCATCTTTTTACAGTTTTATAAGAGCAGAGCTTTATAGAGGATATCAGTTAGAACATGACGAAGAGCGGTATGTTGCTCGTCGAGAGAAAGTGTACCTTTTCATGAAAATACCGCGAGAGGTGGAAAAGTTTATGTCCTACGGTTTCTTTCAATGTACAGATGCGTTTCTGTTTCTATTTACTTTTCTACCACTCAGATTTGTGCTTGCCTTGTGGGGCATGACAACGCGTCCACTACTGCATTTTTTCTG TTTTAACAGAGTCAATTACAAACGCATCTTACAGCCCTCTGAAATAGTTGATATTTTGAAAGGAACTATTATCATAATTTGCTGTGTCATCCTCTCACATGTTGATATGGCCATGATGTATCATTTAATCAAAAGTCAGTCAGTCATAAAGTTATATATATTCTACAACATGCTTGAG ACTGGGGACAGATTATTTTCTGTGTTTGGACAAGATATTGTTGATGCTCTTTTTTGGACAGCAACAGAAAGCAAAGGGAGGAAAAGAGAACACTTGGGTGTTATTCCTCATTTCATGATGGCTGTTATTTATGTCT TGTTGCATACAGTTTTGGTACTTCTTCAAGCAACCACACTCAATGTGGCAATTAATTCAAGTAACAAAGCCTTGCTAACTATCATGATGTCCAACAAT TTTGTTGAACTAAAAAGCAGTGTATTCAAgaaatttgacaaaaataacTTGTTCCAGTTATCTTGCTCTGACGTACGAGAACGCTTTCATCTCAGCATCCTTCTACTGGTTGTAGTAATACAAACAATGCGAGAGTACATGTGGAAAGAAG AACGATTTTGGGTGTTGATTCCTGATTGCCTAATGGTTATCCTAGCTGAGGTAATTGTCGACTGGGTGAAACACGCATTTATCACTCGCTTCAACGATATTCCATCACACATCTATCAAGAGTTTACACTCAGTCTTGCATATGACCTCGCGGCAACAAAGCAGAAACAT GCATTTACCGATCACTCCGACTTGGTCGCTCGTCGGATGGGTTTCATACCCTTACCACTGGGTGTTTTAGCTATTCGCATTGTGAGTCAAGCCGTGCAGATAACCGATTGCGGGGACGctttcatcctttttcttgCATTTCTTTGCCTGGGTTCTTTCCGAATCCTTAGCAATATTATCACTCTCGGCAAAGCATGCGACCTTATTGATAGTCATCAAAAGCAACGCGCCAGTGCAGCTGCAGCTACAGGTTTGGGATCTATAG ttgcGGCGTCAACTTCAGGAAGTGCATCCCCCAGAGCATCTCGACCTGAAAAAAGATCTAATGCAACTGAAGATCGCGATATTGTACCAAAAAATGAATCCTTTCCAGAACCCGTTGGCTTGTTCACTCGCTCCATGAGCATCGATGAGTCACAACTGACTCAGCTCAATTCTGCTCCAAATCCAGCGGATGCCGATATTTTGGCTTTCCCCGTCAAATTTCGAAGTGCATCTCATTCACCACCCCGACGCTCGGTCATTCAACGCAGGGGTTCTAGAAGGATGCGAATGGGAACACCACCTCAGATTCCTCCTCTCATACCGGAACTCGGTCAACCCATATTTTCCAACAGTACAGTAAGCTTAACTAGTATTTGTCTGAATGAAGAGATATTTGACGAAGACGAACAGACTCTCACGGAAAGTAACACGaaatag
- the LOC130688368 gene encoding putative carbonic anhydrase 3, translating into MHSSLRFIFTLMFYVFDRRAMAAGLKALPLIGPNITINSSVAGNTWNYGESVEWPIHIAPCGGKHQSPININPHKALVVNYPKLSFGFYDKVFPETVTNNGHTVTLQIGKREGKDYLPYIENGGLSDRYIFYQLHFHWGSKSNKGSEHRIANKRYPAELHMVHFSQKYDNFTEASKHPDGLAVLAVLIEMEKRDNIAFRHIEHFDEITRPSANRGNSSVSNLSNPVALEDLIPDNPLTFYRYNGSLTTPLCNEAVIWTVFDTPIALSERQMNEFRELFDEEGHHLTDNFRPVQSIHDRLVTYRNNKTIFN; encoded by the exons ATGCACTCCAGCCTCAGATTTATTTTTACG tTAATGTTTTACGTGTTCGACCGTCGAGCAATGGCAGCTGGGCTGAAGGCCCTGCCACTAATAGGACCAAACA TAACGATAAATTCATCGGTAGCGGGTAACACGTGGAACTATGGCG AGTCtgttgaatggccaattcataTTGCACCTTGTGGAGGCAAACACCAATCTCCCATCAACATTAATCCCCATAAAGCTCTCGTTGTCAATTATCCCAAATTATCGTTCGGTTTTTACGACAAGGTGTTTCCTGAAACGGTCACAAACAACGGCCACACAG TTACGCTTCAAATTGGTAAGAGAGAGGGAAAGGATTATCTTCCGTACATTGAAAATGGAGGATTGTCTGATCGGTACATTTTCTATCAACTTCATTTCCATTGGGGCAGCAAAAGCAATAAAGGCAGTGAACATCGTATAGCcaacaaaag ATATCCGGCTGAACTTCACATGGTTCATTTCAGTCAGAAATACGATAATTTCACAGAAGCTTCGAAGCATCCAGACGGACTGGCTGTTCTCGCTGTTCTTATAGAG ATGGAGAAGAGAGATAACATTGCATTCCGGCACATTGAACATTTTGATGAAATTACGAGACCTTCTGCTAATCGAGGAAACTCAAGCGTATCGAATCTTTCAAATCCAGTCGCGTTGGAGGATCTGATTCCCGACAATCCATTAACTTTTTATCGTTACAACGGATCGTTGACGACTCCGTTGTGTAATGAAGCTGTCATCTGGACTGTCTTCGACACACCAATAGCTCTCTCTGAGCGTCAG ATGAACGAATTTAGAGAGCTATTTGACGAGGAAGGTCATCACCTGACAGATAATTTTCGACCTGTACAGTCCATTCACGATCGACTGGTAACTTATCGCAATAACAAAACTATATTTAACTAA
- the LOC130688500 gene encoding uncharacterized protein LOC130688500 produces the protein MAKTLPFYVVILAAVSHSCYGTILAPEDYEWRPIFVDSEVVIGGPFGENFIWQFETQEDRILAFSILDGNIKDAQEFLSIRDGADIYSPKVQLENDDIIQLSRKGLPETLYSTTSKATVQFSKTPISHLKLRIQKAANCSYNIKPETQCGRMVDEVSCYCALFDNKNQPDQTMSCLDSGMKLVSFESKEEEELIQRTWSTQIPFWTSLTDTRRDGSWLWESTMTLLSNGNYTNWFPGRPLTQESDQFNCMLYGGSTYLTFWGDVNCSSLANAICEAQP, from the exons ATGGCAAAGACTTTGCCATTTTACGTTGTTATATTAGCTGCAGTCAGTCATAGTTGCTATGGAACTATATTGGCACCTGAAG ATTACGAATGGAGACCCATCTTCGTAGACAGCGAAGTCGTGATTGGTGGTCCGTTTGGCGAAAATTTCATTTGGCAATTCGAAACTCAAGAGGACCGTATACTTGCATTCAGCATCCTTGATGGAAACATCAAAGACGCGCAAGAGTTTTTGTCC ATTCGTGATGGAGCTGACATCTATTCGCCAAAAGTTCAGCTCGAAAATGATGACATAATACAGTTGTCAAGAAAAGGTTTACCGGAGACATTGTACAGCACTACATCTAAGGCGACAGTGCAATTTTCGAAGACACCAATCTCACATTTGAAGCTCAGAATTCAGAAG GCTGCCAATTGTTCGTATAATATCAAACCAGAAACCCAATGTGGCCGAATGGTTGACGAGGTTTCGTGCTACTGTGCTCTTTTCGACAAT AAAAACCAACCAGATCAAACCATGTCTTGTCTTGATAGCGGgatgaaacttgtttcctttgaaagcaaagaagaagaagagctcATTCAAAGAACTTGGAGTACCC AAATTCCATTTTGGACTTCATTGACTGACACTCGCCGTGACGGTTCTTGGTTATGGGAAAGCACAATGACTCTGTTGAGCAATGGAAACTACACTAACTGGTTCCCCGGAAGACCTCTTACTCAGGAGAGCGATCAGTTTAATTGCATGTTGTACGGTGGAAGTACATACTTAACATTTTGGGGCGACGTTAATTGTTCATCGCTAGCTAATGCCATTTGTGAAGCTCAGCCATAG
- the LOC130688371 gene encoding putative carbonic anhydrase 3, whose translation MAKLGFLYKLLVGICSVAAISANPATPAPPAHWSYAERVHWKEHFSACGGEHQSPINLEYASSIAADYPSLMFNNYDQVLPEMLTNNGHTVMMTVNSQFNEEVPFLTGGGLTDTYRFFQLHFHWGKDSQSGSEHTINGRAYPAELHIVHYNTKYGNFSTAVAHPDGLAVLGIMIELQGRDNIAFRHLERFDEILNPDSDKKSALTYSVPLSDLLPDKTGTFFRYMGSLTTPGCNEDVTWTVFDTPIAISERQLEIFRLLIDSEGQQLEDNFRPVQELHDRVVHYRTEASY comes from the exons ATGGCTAAACTGGGTTTCCTGTACAAG CTGTTGGTGGGAATTTGCTCCGTAGCGGCGATTAGTGCTAATCCTGCAACGCCAG CACCACCAGCCCATTGGAGCTATGCAG AACGCGTGCATTGGAAGGAACACTTTTCAGCTTGCGGAGGCGAGCACCAATCTCCCATCAATCTCGAATATGCTTCATCCATTGCAGCCGATTATCCGAGTCTGATGTTTAACAACTACGATCAGGTGCTTCCCGAGATGCTAACCAACAACGGACACACCG TTATGATGACTGTAAATAGCCAGTTCAACGAAGAAGTGCCTTTCCTTACTGGAGGTGGACTTACTGATACATACAGATTCTTCCAACTCCATTTCCATTGGGGAAAGGACTCACAGTCAGGCAGTGAACATACTATCAACGGTCGAGC ATATCCTGCTGAACTGCATATTGTTCACTACAATACCAAGTACGGAAATTTTAGCACAGCTGTTGCCCATCCGGATGGATTAGCTGTTTTGGGAATCATGATTGAG ctgcaaGGCAGAGACAATATTGCATTCCGTCATCTAGAACGGTTTGATGAAATCCTGAATCCTGATAGTGATAAGAAAAGCGCTTTGACTTACTCAGTCCCATTGTCGGATCTTCTTCCGGATAAAACTGGAACCTTTTTCCGATACATGGGCTCTCTGACCACTCCCGGTTGCAACGAAGATGTCACTTGGACAGTTTTCGACACTCCGATCGCCATCTCAGAGCGCCAG tTGGAAATTTTCAGGCTGTTAATTGATTCAGAAGGCCAACAATTGGAAGACAACTTCCGTCCCGTTCAAGAGCTCCACGATCGCGTTGTTCATTACCGAACAGAAGCTTCATACTAA
- the LOC132088272 gene encoding uncharacterized protein LOC132088272 isoform X2 has protein sequence MMKNPIAFCVFTLALVHFSYGKVAAFPPNPSSFCGKQMFIDDALIIDGPFQEGCVLEFQTQDDRILAFSVLREVMEFGDEMDNDSPILQLEHQETHELSGKDELPVTLYTKNSKASVRFLKAATHLQLKIQKAVACGFNVGVDTSCGRIVDEVSCYCQISRLLSQADHAMFCLDVDMKLVSFETQLEEQKVRGAWIPDQQHWTSLTDYRRDNSWVWESTMSLLTDQTYTAWFPGRPNMQVDNTDDCMVYGGDFLTYWGDVNCGETARAVCEAQP, from the exons ATGATGAAAAATCCGATAGCTTTTTGCGTCTTTACGCTGGCTTTGGTTCACTTCAGTTACGGAAAAGTGGCTGCCTTTCCAC CGAATCCTTCTTCCTTTTGCGGGAAGCAGATGTTTATTGACGATGCCCTTATTATCGACGGTCCTTTTCAAGAAGGTTGTGTTTTAGAGTTTCAAACACAAGACGACCGTATTCTGGCGTTCAGCGTCCTTCGTGAAGTCATGGAG TTTGGGGACGAAATGGACAACGATTCTCCAATCCTTCAACTTGAACACCAGGAAACCCACGAACTTTCAGGAAAAGACGAATTGCCTGTGACTCTCTACACTAAAAATTCGAAAGCGTCCGTTCGATTTTTGAAAGCGGCAACCCATTTGCAGCTCAAGATTCAAAAG gCCGTTGCTTGTGGATTCAACGTGGGAGTAGACACTAGCTGTGGACGAATAGTGGACGAGGTTTCCTGCTATTGTCAAATCTCGAGGCTT CTGAGCCAGGCTGATCACGCGATGTTCTGCCTTGACGTCGACATGAAATTGGTGTCTTTCGAAACGCAACTAGAAGAACAGAAGGTTCGCGGAGCTTGGATTCCCG ATCAACAACACTGGACCTCACTGACCGATTACCGTCGTGACAACTCATGGGTTTGGGAAAGCACGATGTCGCTGTTGACCGACCAGACTTACACTGCTTGGTTCCCAGGGAGACCCAATATGCAAGTTGACAATACTGACGATTGCATGGTCTACGGCGGTGATTTCCTGACGTATTGGGGAGACGTTAACTGCGGCGAAACGGCTCGTGCTGTTTGTGAAGCTCAGCCTTAA
- the LOC130688378 gene encoding protein D3-like — MLSGLRYFSIVSMLLQLNSIPFRKALRQTNGDKALSYWESLRVVPDVIDAAPSESITIEYDGGLAVVEGNELTPTQVQNEPVKIQWSFQPGDLFTFCLTDPDAPSREVPLLREFQHWLIVNVPGNDIKKGEALTTYLGSQPPLLSGLHRYTFLVYKQSQYLTCDENRLPNKTLKGRGKFSIRKFAEKYNLGQPVAGNVFQARWDGLVTQLHQKLEKLKD; from the exons ATGTTGTCCGGGTTGAGGTacttttcaattgtttcaatGCTTCTGCAACTGAATTCGATTCCTTTTCGTAAAGCTCTGCGACAAACTAATGGCGATAAAGCCTTAAGTTATTGGGAAAGTCTTAGAGTAGTTCCTGACGTTATCGATGCTGCTCCTTCAGAAAGCATTACT ATTGAGTATGACGGTGGACTGGCTGTTGTTGAAGGAAACGAATTAACTCCTACCCAAGTACAGAACGAACCTGTCAAAATTCAATGGTCATTTCAACCAGGAGATCTGTTTACCTTCTGCCTTACTG ATCCTGATGCTCCTTCAAGAGAAGTCCCATTGTTAAGGGAATTTCAACATTGGCTAATTGTGAATGTTCCTGGCAACGACATAAAGAAAGGAGAG GCTCTGACCACTTACCTAGGATCTCAACCTCCATTGTTATCTG GTTTACATCGCTACACATTTTTGGTGTACAAGCAGTCACAGTATCTTACATGTGACGAGAACCGCTTGCCCAATAA AACACTGAAAGGGCGTGGAAAGTTTTCCATCCGAAAGTTCGCCGAAAAATATAATCTGGGTCAACCAGTTGCCGGAAACGTCTTCCAAGCTAGATGGGATGGCCTTGTGACGCAGCTCCATCAGAAACTTGAAAAACTTAAagattaa